The sequence below is a genomic window from Chrysiogenia bacterium.
CATCATGGGAAGTGACAGGCAGGAGGCCGCCCAGGGCTGGGCGGCCCGCAGAACGAAGAAGAATCGCTCCAAGCGGGTCATTACGGGGCCTTCCAACGGCGCCGTCATCTATGCCCGTGTCTCGTCGAAGGAACAGGAAGAGGGCTTCTCCATCGGGGCCCAGCTCGACCTGCTTCGCAGGTATGCAACAGAAAGGGGCTTCGAGATAGTCCATGAGTTCGTGGACGTGGAGACGGCCCGCAAGGCAGGGCGCACCCATTTTGGGGAGATGGTTCGCTTCATCCGGTCCTCGCTCACCCCGGTCACCATCCTCGTCGAGAAGACCGACCGAATCTATCGAAACCTGAAGGACTACACGACCCTCGACGAGCTCGTGTGCGAGCGCGA
It includes:
- a CDS encoding recombinase family protein is translated as MGSDRQEAAQGWAARRTKKNRSKRVITGPSNGAVIYARVSSKEQEEGFSIGAQLDLLRRYATERGFEIVHEFVDVETARKAGRTHFGEMVRFIRSSLTPVTILVEKTDRIYRNLKDYTTLDELVCERDARIHLVKENEVLGREASSHTKFIHGIKVLMAKNYVDNLSEEVTKGQMKKAESGQYPSIPPMGYRWDRGKRSLIHVEQEAAHVRRAFERYATGLYSLEKVAQLCGEDGFASRKGSRISKHGIEGIIK